The Anopheles gambiae chromosome 2, idAnoGambNW_F1_1, whole genome shotgun sequence genomic sequence CGTGATCTTGCGTGCCTCGGCCGGATCTTTTTCCTTCAGCCAGGGTCGCTCCCAAACGGTTATCTTGTACTGCTGGCCAGATTCCTCATTCTCGAACGAAATGAAGTACACGTACTGTACGCCGGACACGACCTGCTTCGTCACGCGGTGCAGTTTGTACGCTTTGCCAGCATGACCATCCGTCGTGGCCAGGGCGGCACCGATGCGCTCCGCATGCTCTTCCTTGTTTAGCTCCGGATCGTCCGAAACTCCTCCGCACTTAGGTTCGCTGGCCATTGCGTACTGGAAGCAAACAGGGTTG encodes the following:
- the LOC1273089 gene encoding cystatin-like protein — encoded protein: MASEPKCGGVSDDPELNKEEHAERIGAALATTDGHAGKAYKLHRVTKQVVSGVQYVYFISFENEESGQQYKITVWERPWLKEKDPAEARKITFEVHNG